Genomic DNA from Candidatus Koribacter versatilis Ellin345:
CACGCCAGTTGGGACGGATGTAGATCTTCTGCGCGAACGGCAGCTTGATCAGGTCTTCGAGAGCTTGCGCCTGCGGCTGGCCGGGGACGTTGATCGGGCCAGTGTCGTCGGAGACATAAACCATCAGACCCATGCCGTAATTGCTGACGATGTCGCGCGACGACGAAGTGATCATCGAGACATCGCTCTCGGGAACTACCGCGCATGGACCGTACTGGGGAAATGGCCCTTGATAAAGCCGGTCGGGAACCGCAGGCCCCGCTCCCCAATCGTATTTGTCCCAGTTGTGTTCTGGTACGGAGGCTTGGCTGGTGGCCTTCAACAAACCTAGGGTCAATCCCGTGGCAGCGGTGGACTGCAAGAACCTGCGTCGATCCATGAGCTCTCCGGCGAGCGCAAAGTTTGGCAAGAGCGCGCGATGCCGGAGATAGTACATCACGAGCGTTAGCTTGTGAAAGTATTTGAAAGATTTCGCAAGTAAATCGCGGCGGAACGGAACCAGTACGCATTCCCGGGGGCCGGAGATCGGTTCACCACAGAGGCACAGAGGGCACAGAGAGGAAAGGAATAAAGACCTCTGTGTCTCTGTGCCTCTGTGGACCAAACGCTGCCCGAAACTCCACGGCACGTCACCGCGGTGATGCCTCGAGTTCTTCGAGAGAAAGGTGCAGGCGTTCGTGTGGCAGTCGACGGTTCGGGGATTGCCACGTCGCTGCGCTCCTCGCAATGACAGGGGCATGCTCCCTTGACGATCTGTGATATAGTTCATATGAGCTAATTCATGAGAACTAAACAACAAGAACGCTTCGGTCTCTGGGAACTCGCGGTGCTCGCGCTGCTGCGCGAGGCGCCTATGCACCCCTATCAAATGCAGAAGCTGCTGCGGCAGCGCCACAAGGACGAGATCCTCTCGCTGAAGCGCGGCTCGCTGTATCACGCGATTCACCGGCTGGAGGCTGCGGAGTTGATTGACGCAGTGCGCACGGCACGCGATGGCAAGCGGCCGGAGCGGACTACCTATCGCATTGCGGCTGCGGGGAAGAACGCACTCCAGGAGTGGATGCAGCAGATGATCGGCGTGCCTAAGCAGGAGTCCAGCGACTTCATGGCCGCGCTGAGTTTCCTGCCGCTGCTCACCGTGGAAACAACCACGAAGAAATTGGCGGAGCGGGCTGCGGCGCTGGAGGCTGAGATCGCAGGCATGGCGGGGGGTATCAAGGTCACGGCTGAGTGGCTCCCCCGGATACACCTCGTCGAATCCGAATATTTGCTCGCGATGCGGAAGGCGGAGTTGGCATGGGTGCGCGGCTTGGAGGCCGACCTACGCAGCGGCAAGCTCGCTTGGGACGGCGAAGAAATCCTGAAGAACCCGCACGTGGTGAAGGCGCGCGAGGACGCGGGCAAAGATGCGGAGCCCCGCCGCGCTGGAAGGAAATCGAAATGAGTTCACCCAAACGCTCTACGCTCGCGCCGGCACTCACGCTCATGGTGCTTGCGCCGGTGATTGCCGAGGTGATGAGCGGCGCTACCCGCCTCAGCTTTCTCTTCGCGCTGCTGCCGGAAATTCTTGTTTGGGGCGGCGGCGCGCTGCTCATCCGCGAACTGGTGCGGCGCTGGGGCGGCGGGTGGACGAGCATGCTGCTACTTGGACTCGGCCTCTCGATGGCCGAGGAGTTCCTCATCCAGCAGACGTCGCTGGCGCCGCTGCCATGGCTCGGCAACGCGGTGCAGTACGGCCGCGCGTGGGGCGTGAACTGGATCTACTTCCTCTACATGCTCGGATTCGAGAGCGTGTGGGTCGTTCTGGTGCCGGTGCAGATCACTGAGTTGATGTTCCGCGATCGCCGTGAACAGACCTGGCTGCGCACCCGCGGGATAATCATCGTCTCCATCTTCTTCGCGCTCGGGTCGTTCGTGGCGTGGTTCGCGTGGATCAAGCAGGCGCGGCCGAATGTATTCCACGTGCCGCCCTACAATCCTGCGCCAACAACTTTGCTCGCGGGATTTCTTGCGATCGGGCTGCTCGGCGTTTTGGCTTACGTCCTGCGCAATGTGCGCGTGGTGCCGCGCAGCAACGGCAAGCACCTATCTCCGTGGTTGGTCGCAATCTTCACTGCCGTGCTCGCGCTTCCGTGGTGGTGGCTGATGGTCCTCATCTTCGTGCCGGGACAGCATTTGCCGTTCGGCATTGCGATGGCGCTCGGCGTGGCGTGGGCCGCGATTTCCTACTTCGTCATCTCGCGCTGGACAAGCGCGGCGGGATGGAGCGACATCCATCGCTGGGCCACCGCGTTCAGTGCGACGGTAGCCATGATGGCGATTACCTATCTCGGGAGCAGCACGTGGTCAAAGACCGACCTCGTGGGAAAAGTGGTGGGGAATGTAGTCATGGTGTTCCTACTGGTATTGCTACTGAAGAAACTCAGAGCCTTGTCATCGCGAGGAGCGTAGCGACGCGGCTATCCGGATGCGGTTCGCTGTCTGACAACGGCTTGAAAGTCTCTCTCGAAGATCCTGACGCAGTATTGCAGGGATCAACATTCTCGGGATTCCCACGCTGCGAACGC
This window encodes:
- a CDS encoding PadR family transcriptional regulator, which produces MRTKQQERFGLWELAVLALLREAPMHPYQMQKLLRQRHKDEILSLKRGSLYHAIHRLEAAELIDAVRTARDGKRPERTTYRIAAAGKNALQEWMQQMIGVPKQESSDFMAALSFLPLLTVETTTKKLAERAAALEAEIAGMAGGIKVTAEWLPRIHLVESEYLLAMRKAELAWVRGLEADLRSGKLAWDGEEILKNPHVVKAREDAGKDAEPRRAGRKSK